One genomic region from Lysobacterales bacterium encodes:
- a CDS encoding DEAD/DEAH box helicase, whose amino-acid sequence MSLPAPLPYAPQLIDSHSRAIAEAPRKELVGADRLTGRLKRKYGSRITGHSVQPAREGRYAELPADVPAPIANALRARGIERLYSHQAEAWQRAQAGEHFVVVTPTASGKTLCYTLPVLAGAIENRSKALYLFPTKALAQDQLAELLELNRAGGLGIKAHTFDGDTPGDARQAIRLHGDLVISNPDMLHQAILPHHTKWAQFFENLRYVVIDEIHSYRGVFGAHLANVLRRLQRICGFYGAKPQFILASATIGNPAEHASALIGAPVQAITDSGAPSGEKHLLLWNPPMVNRELGIRASARSQSTRIARVAIKAGLKALVFAQTRLLVEVITKYLKDVFDHDPRHPPRIRGYRGGYLPTERREVERAMREGRIDGLVGTSALELGVDIGALDVVVLNGYPGSIAATRQRLGRAGRRGQPSLGVLVAGSTALDQYIVRHPEFFESASPEMARIHADHPLILLDHIRCAAFELPFVDGERFGSVEPAPWLEVLAEAEVLHQESGRWEWIADSYPANAVSLRSVADGNFVVVDRSDGRQQIIAEVDYSAAALTLYEGAIYLLQSQPFQVEKLDWIGRKAYVSRVSVDYYTDAIDYTRLRVLERFDGSNAGHGTCHHGEVHVVRRVSGYKKIRYYTHENIGYGPVNLPDQELHTTALWWSLPADVLEASFESRQDALDAFLAAAHALHLVAGLSAMAEARDLQQSVGSGDGSWSRVEGFGRALPEAAESDTRFAPAVFLYDNFPGGIGLSEPLFKRRTELVQGALDLVEACDCAAGCPACVGPALQAEEERSGSRPGPKLLAQRVLWLWAGQGAHG is encoded by the coding sequence ATGTCCCTGCCTGCGCCCTTGCCCTATGCCCCGCAGCTGATCGACTCCCACAGCCGCGCGATTGCCGAGGCGCCGCGCAAGGAGCTGGTCGGCGCCGACCGTCTCACCGGAAGGCTGAAACGCAAGTACGGCAGCCGCATCACCGGGCATTCGGTGCAGCCGGCGCGCGAGGGCCGCTACGCCGAGCTGCCTGCCGACGTGCCCGCACCGATCGCGAATGCGCTGCGTGCGCGCGGCATCGAGCGCCTCTACAGCCATCAGGCCGAGGCCTGGCAGCGCGCGCAGGCCGGCGAGCATTTCGTGGTGGTGACTCCGACCGCTTCGGGGAAGACGCTCTGCTACACCCTGCCGGTGCTGGCCGGCGCCATCGAGAATCGCAGCAAGGCGCTGTATCTGTTCCCGACCAAGGCCCTGGCGCAGGACCAGCTGGCCGAGCTGCTGGAGTTGAACCGCGCCGGCGGGCTCGGCATCAAGGCCCACACCTTCGACGGCGACACCCCCGGCGATGCGCGCCAGGCGATCCGCCTGCACGGCGATTTGGTGATCAGCAATCCGGACATGCTGCACCAGGCGATCCTGCCGCACCACACCAAGTGGGCGCAGTTCTTCGAGAACCTGCGGTATGTGGTGATCGACGAGATCCACAGCTATCGCGGCGTGTTCGGCGCGCATCTGGCCAACGTGCTGCGCCGGCTGCAGCGCATCTGCGGGTTCTACGGTGCGAAGCCGCAGTTCATCCTCGCCTCGGCGACGATCGGCAATCCGGCCGAGCACGCGTCAGCGCTGATCGGTGCCCCGGTGCAAGCCATCACCGACAGCGGGGCACCCAGCGGCGAGAAACATCTGCTGCTGTGGAACCCGCCGATGGTCAATCGCGAACTCGGCATCCGCGCGTCTGCGCGCTCGCAGAGCACGCGCATCGCGCGGGTCGCGATCAAGGCCGGTCTGAAGGCGCTGGTGTTCGCGCAGACGCGGCTTCTGGTCGAGGTCATCACCAAGTACCTGAAGGACGTCTTCGACCACGACCCGCGGCACCCGCCGCGCATCCGCGGCTATCGCGGCGGCTACCTGCCCACCGAGCGTCGCGAGGTCGAGCGGGCCATGCGCGAGGGCCGCATCGATGGCCTGGTTGGCACCTCGGCGCTGGAGCTGGGCGTCGATATCGGCGCGCTGGATGTGGTCGTGCTGAACGGCTATCCGGGCAGCATCGCCGCGACCCGCCAGCGGCTCGGCCGCGCTGGCCGTCGCGGCCAGCCCAGCTTGGGCGTGCTGGTCGCCGGCAGCACCGCGCTGGACCAGTACATCGTGCGGCATCCGGAGTTCTTCGAATCGGCCTCGCCGGAGATGGCGCGCATCCACGCTGATCATCCGCTGATCCTGCTCGACCACATCCGCTGCGCGGCCTTCGAGCTGCCCTTCGTCGATGGCGAGCGTTTCGGCAGCGTCGAGCCGGCGCCCTGGCTGGAGGTGCTGGCCGAGGCCGAGGTGCTGCATCAGGAGTCCGGCCGCTGGGAGTGGATCGCCGACAGCTATCCGGCCAATGCGGTGTCGCTGCGCTCGGTGGCCGACGGCAACTTCGTCGTGGTCGACCGCAGTGACGGTCGCCAGCAGATCATCGCCGAGGTCGACTACTCGGCCGCCGCGCTGACCCTGTACGAGGGCGCGATCTACCTGCTGCAGTCGCAGCCCTTCCAGGTCGAGAAGCTCGACTGGATCGGCCGCAAGGCCTACGTCAGCCGGGTCAGCGTCGACTACTACACCGACGCCATCGACTACACGCGGCTGCGCGTGCTGGAGCGCTTCGACGGCAGCAACGCGGGCCACGGCACCTGCCATCACGGCGAGGTGCACGTGGTGCGCCGCGTGTCGGGCTACAAGAAGATCCGCTACTACACCCACGAGAACATCGGCTACGGCCCGGTCAACCTGCCGGACCAGGAGCTGCACACCACCGCGCTGTGGTGGTCGCTGCCGGCGGACGTGCTGGAGGCGAGCTTCGAGAGCCGGCAGGACGCGCTGGATGCGTTTCTCGCGGCTGCCCATGCCCTGCATCTGGTGGCCGGGCTGTCGGCCATGGCCGAGGCCCGCGACCTGCAGCAGTCGGTGGGCAGCGGCGACGGCAGCTGGAGCCGGGTGGAGGGCTTCGGTCGCGCGCTGCCCGAGGCCGCCGAATCCGATACGCGCTTCGCGCCGGCGGTGTTCCTGTACGACAACTTCCCCGGCGGTATCGGTCTCTCCGAGCCGCTGTTCAAGCGTCGAACGGAACTGGTGCAAGGGGCGCTGGACCTGGTCGAGGCCTGCGACTGCGCGGCGGGCTGCCCGGCCTGCGTCGGTCCGGCCCTGCAAGCGGAGGAAGAGCGCAGCGGAAGCAGGCCCGGCCCCAAGCTGCTCGCCCAGCGCGTGCTGTGGCTGTGGGCCGGGCAGGGCGCGCATGGCTGA
- a CDS encoding 16S rRNA (uracil(1498)-N(3))-methyltransferase, translating into MRSIRSHIDAELIEGQSLALPESTATRLLRVLRLGLGDEVLLFNGDGYDYRARISGLAKRSAEVQIEARIEVQRESPLQVTLAQALARGEKMDWVLQKATELGVSRIAPVVTERTEVKLDAERADRRLQHWRGVVASACEQCGRARLPQIEEPRALGDFLVASKETGHLILALDPEGEHSLSALPAFERLTLVIGPEGGLSPRDLGQLRAAGAQGLRLGPRILRTETAGIAALAALQALRGDWA; encoded by the coding sequence ATGCGCAGCATCCGCAGCCATATCGACGCCGAGTTGATCGAGGGCCAGTCGCTCGCCCTGCCCGAGTCCACCGCCACCCGTCTGCTGCGCGTGCTGCGCCTCGGTCTCGGCGACGAGGTGCTGCTGTTCAACGGCGACGGCTACGACTACCGCGCTCGGATCAGCGGGCTGGCCAAGCGCAGCGCCGAGGTGCAGATCGAAGCGCGCATCGAGGTGCAGCGCGAATCGCCGCTGCAGGTGACCCTGGCCCAGGCTCTGGCGCGCGGCGAGAAGATGGACTGGGTGCTGCAGAAGGCGACCGAACTGGGCGTCAGCCGCATCGCGCCGGTGGTCACCGAGCGCACCGAGGTCAAGCTGGACGCCGAACGCGCCGACCGCCGCCTGCAGCACTGGCGCGGTGTGGTCGCCAGCGCCTGCGAGCAGTGCGGACGCGCGCGCCTGCCGCAGATCGAGGAGCCGCGGGCGCTGGGCGACTTCCTCGTCGCCTCGAAAGAGACCGGCCATCTGATCCTCGCGCTCGACCCGGAAGGCGAACACAGCCTGTCCGCCCTGCCCGCCTTCGAGCGCCTGACGCTGGTGATCGGCCCTGAGGGCGGCCTGAGCCCGCGCGATCTCGGTCAGCTGCGCGCGGCCGGCGCGCAGGGCCTGCGTTTGGGGCCACGCATCCTGCGCACCGAGACGGCCGGCATCGCTGCCTTGGCCGCGCTGCAGGCGCTGCGTGGGGACTGGGCCTGA
- a CDS encoding proteasome-type protease, which translates to MTYCLGMNLDAGLVLVSDSRTNAGVDNVGRFEKMRVFAREGDRVVVTLSAGNLSVTQNVLSLMEQRARSGGEHSLWAADSMYDVACLLGDAMREVQRRDGDYLRKHNIEAAASFILAGQIRGEPPRMFLIYTEGNFIETSHDTAFFQIGEIKYGKPILDRVIQPSTALEDAVKCALISFDSTMRSNISVGPPLDVLVYQRDSLKVGLQKRLEEGDPYLQRIRRQWGEGLRRVFVELEGPEWGKPG; encoded by the coding sequence ATGACCTACTGCCTCGGCATGAACCTCGACGCTGGCCTCGTGCTGGTGTCCGACTCGCGCACCAACGCCGGCGTCGACAACGTCGGGCGCTTCGAGAAGATGCGCGTGTTCGCTCGCGAGGGTGATCGCGTCGTGGTGACCCTCTCCGCCGGCAATCTGTCAGTCACCCAGAACGTGCTGAGCCTCATGGAGCAGCGCGCCCGCAGCGGCGGCGAGCACAGCCTGTGGGCGGCGGATTCGATGTACGACGTGGCCTGCCTGCTGGGCGATGCGATGCGCGAAGTGCAGCGCCGCGATGGCGACTACCTGCGCAAGCACAACATCGAGGCCGCGGCCAGCTTCATCTTGGCCGGCCAGATCCGCGGCGAGCCGCCGCGCATGTTCCTGATCTACACCGAAGGCAACTTCATCGAGACCTCGCACGACACGGCGTTCTTCCAGATCGGCGAGATCAAGTACGGCAAGCCGATCCTGGACCGCGTGATCCAACCTTCCACGGCGCTCGAAGACGCCGTGAAGTGCGCGCTGATCTCCTTCGACAGCACCATGCGCAGCAACATCTCGGTGGGCCCGCCGCTGGATGTGCTGGTGTACCAGCGCGACAGCCTCAAGGTCGGTCTGCAGAAGCGGCTGGAGGAAGGTGACCCCTACCTGCAGCGCATCCGCCGCCAGTGGGGCGAGGGCCTGCGTCGCGTCTTCGTCGAGCTGGAAGGCCCCGAGTGGGGCAAGCCCGGCTGA
- a CDS encoding alpha-E domain-containing protein, producing MLCRTASDLLWMARHIERVDNCARLIDYAHRVALLPDRLEKGRALTESWGSALSALGLEEAYARRHGRLDEHAVLQFLIFDAENPSSIYACLHAARESGRAQRGAISAEMYEDLNSSWMRVRDFDWDQLNSEGLPQFLDWVKRRSAAFRGITLGTLVRDEAYTFLQLGTFLERADNSLRLLDMYFGETRQRPEQEARSAVEYYRLSALLQAISAFETYRKIYRDTVTPARVAELLVLRADMPRSLAACTAAIHRNIESLAAGRRLEVLRQCGALASELRYARMDALLAPGTSVFLKSVMARLYAISDGVFREFMLSTDVVSA from the coding sequence ATGCTGTGCCGGACTGCCAGTGACCTGCTGTGGATGGCGCGCCACATCGAGCGCGTCGACAACTGTGCGCGCCTGATCGACTACGCGCACCGCGTGGCCCTGCTGCCCGATCGTCTGGAGAAAGGCCGGGCGCTGACCGAGTCCTGGGGCTCGGCGCTGAGCGCGCTCGGGCTTGAGGAAGCGTACGCGCGACGGCACGGACGCCTGGACGAGCACGCGGTGCTGCAGTTCCTGATCTTCGACGCCGAGAATCCCTCGTCGATCTACGCCTGCCTGCACGCCGCGCGCGAATCCGGCCGCGCCCAGCGCGGCGCGATCAGCGCCGAGATGTACGAGGACTTGAACTCCAGCTGGATGCGCGTGCGCGACTTCGACTGGGATCAGCTCAACAGCGAAGGTCTGCCGCAGTTTCTCGACTGGGTGAAGCGGCGATCAGCGGCCTTTCGCGGCATCACCCTGGGCACCCTGGTGCGCGACGAGGCCTACACGTTTCTGCAGCTGGGCACGTTCCTGGAGCGCGCGGACAACAGCCTGCGCCTGCTCGACATGTACTTCGGCGAAACCCGCCAGCGCCCCGAGCAGGAGGCCCGCAGCGCAGTCGAGTACTACCGGCTCTCAGCCCTGCTGCAGGCGATCTCGGCCTTCGAGACCTACCGCAAGATCTATCGAGACACGGTCACCCCGGCGCGCGTCGCCGAGCTGCTGGTGCTGCGCGCCGACATGCCGCGCTCGCTGGCGGCGTGCACGGCGGCGATCCATCGCAACATCGAAAGCCTTGCGGCCGGGCGTCGCCTGGAAGTGCTGCGCCAGTGCGGGGCGCTGGCCTCGGAGCTGCGCTACGCGCGCATGGATGCCCTGCTCGCTCCGGGCACCAGCGTGTTTCTGAAGTCGGTGATGGCGCGGCTGTATGCGATCTCCGACGGGGTGTTCCGTGAGTTCATGCTGTCCACCGACGTCGTTTCGGCATGA
- a CDS encoding circularly permuted type 2 ATP-grasp protein: MHLPAGQDEAVRPHYRPFHEWLQGTPEPRIAQKRREAELAFHRVGITFTVYGEKSGTERLIPFDIIPRIIPAHEWATLDAGLRQRVRALNAFLADIYGAQRIVETGVIPRELVLFNSQYRPEMRGLALPGGVYAHIAGIDVVRAGDGEYYVLEDNLRVPSGVSYMLENRKMMMRLFPELFGRQSIAPVEDYPDALIDILRSVAPAGAEEPTVALLTPGAYNSAYYEHAFLAQQMGVELVEGQDLIVRDDTLYMRTTRGPQRVHVLYRRIDDDFLDPEVFRSDSMLGVPGLMRAYRAGRVNLANAIGTGVADDKSIYPYVPDMIRFYLDEAPILNNVPTWKLREPEALKYALDHLDQLVVKETQGAGGYGMLIGPASTRAEIEDFRQRILANPAGYIAQPTLALSTCPTFVAAGIAPRHVDLRPYVLSGEEVRIVPGGLTRVALREGSLVVNSSQGGGTKDTWVLEEDA; encoded by the coding sequence ATGCATCTGCCCGCAGGGCAGGACGAGGCCGTCCGGCCGCACTACCGACCGTTCCACGAGTGGCTGCAGGGCACACCCGAGCCGCGCATCGCGCAGAAGCGCCGCGAGGCTGAGTTGGCCTTCCACCGGGTCGGCATCACCTTCACCGTCTACGGCGAGAAGTCCGGCACCGAGCGGCTGATTCCTTTCGACATCATCCCGCGCATCATCCCGGCGCATGAGTGGGCCACGCTCGATGCCGGCCTGCGCCAGCGCGTGCGCGCGCTGAACGCCTTTCTGGCCGACATCTACGGCGCACAGCGCATCGTCGAGACCGGCGTGATCCCGCGCGAGCTGGTGCTGTTCAACAGTCAGTACCGGCCGGAGATGCGCGGGCTGGCCCTGCCGGGCGGCGTCTATGCCCACATCGCTGGCATCGACGTGGTGCGTGCGGGCGACGGCGAGTACTACGTGCTGGAGGACAACCTGCGCGTGCCCTCGGGCGTGTCCTACATGCTTGAGAACCGCAAGATGATGATGCGCCTGTTCCCGGAGCTGTTCGGCCGGCAGAGCATCGCGCCGGTCGAAGACTACCCCGACGCGCTGATCGACATCCTGCGCAGCGTGGCGCCGGCCGGCGCCGAGGAGCCCACCGTGGCCCTGCTGACGCCGGGCGCCTACAACTCGGCCTACTACGAACACGCCTTCCTGGCCCAGCAGATGGGCGTGGAGCTGGTTGAAGGCCAGGACCTGATTGTCCGCGACGACACGCTCTACATGCGCACCACCCGCGGGCCGCAGCGCGTGCACGTGCTCTATCGGCGCATCGACGACGACTTTCTCGACCCCGAAGTGTTCCGCTCGGATTCGATGCTCGGCGTGCCCGGCCTGATGCGCGCCTACCGCGCCGGCCGGGTGAACCTGGCGAACGCGATCGGCACCGGCGTGGCCGACGACAAGTCGATCTACCCCTATGTGCCGGACATGATCCGCTTCTACCTGGACGAAGCGCCCATCCTCAACAACGTGCCGACGTGGAAGCTGCGCGAGCCGGAAGCGCTGAAGTACGCGCTCGATCATCTCGACCAGCTGGTGGTCAAGGAGACCCAGGGCGCGGGCGGCTACGGCATGCTGATCGGCCCGGCTTCGACGCGCGCCGAGATCGAGGACTTCCGCCAGCGCATTCTCGCCAATCCGGCGGGCTACATCGCCCAGCCGACGCTTGCGCTGTCGACCTGTCCGACCTTTGTTGCCGCCGGTATCGCGCCGCGCCACGTCGATCTGCGGCCCTATGTGCTGTCCGGTGAGGAGGTGCGCATCGTGCCGGGCGGCCTGACCCGCGTGGCCCTGCGCGAGGGCTCGCTGGTGGTCAACAGCTCGCAGGGCGGCGGAACCAAGGACACCTGGGTGCTGGAGGAGGACGCCTGA
- a CDS encoding RDD family protein — translation MDPNQTPPQNPYAAPQAQVTDVAHTVGELASPWLRLGGAIIDLIIQLVVILPIYFMLFWGLVSTGQQPGFLASAGFTIFGFIVFVAIQGYFLNQSGQTIAKKLLKMKIVDESGNKPEFVKLIGLRYGVVQLAQLVPFLGALYGLIDALFIFRDDRRRISDLLAGTRVVMAE, via the coding sequence ATGGACCCGAACCAGACGCCGCCCCAGAACCCTTACGCCGCGCCGCAGGCCCAAGTCACCGACGTGGCGCACACCGTGGGTGAGCTGGCCTCGCCCTGGCTGCGGCTCGGGGGCGCCATCATCGACCTCATCATCCAGTTGGTGGTGATCCTACCCATCTATTTCATGCTGTTCTGGGGTCTGGTCTCGACTGGTCAGCAGCCCGGCTTTCTTGCCAGCGCGGGGTTCACGATTTTCGGCTTCATCGTCTTCGTGGCTATCCAGGGCTACTTCCTGAACCAGTCGGGCCAGACCATCGCCAAGAAGCTGCTGAAAATGAAGATCGTCGACGAGAGCGGCAACAAGCCGGAGTTCGTCAAGCTGATCGGCCTGCGCTACGGCGTGGTGCAGCTCGCCCAGCTGGTGCCATTTCTTGGGGCGCTCTATGGCCTGATCGACGCGCTTTTCATCTTCCGCGACGACCGCCGCCGCATCTCCGATCTCTTGGCCGGCACCCGCGTGGTGATGGCCGAGTAA
- a CDS encoding DUF456 domain-containing protein, whose product MDVSNWLPIALHALAVLLILIGLAGTILPALPGIPLMLGGMILSAWVGDFEQVGWGWIAALAVLTGLALLADFVAGLLGAKRVGASVWALVGAAVGTVAGLFFGIFGLLLGPFLGALLGELIAGSSLQRATHVGVGAWIGFVVGAVLKVAIAFMMIGLFAFAWIF is encoded by the coding sequence ATGGACGTCTCGAACTGGCTGCCGATCGCCCTGCACGCCCTGGCCGTGCTGCTGATTCTGATCGGGCTCGCCGGCACGATCCTGCCGGCGCTGCCGGGGATTCCGCTGATGCTGGGCGGCATGATCCTGTCCGCCTGGGTCGGCGACTTCGAGCAGGTCGGCTGGGGTTGGATCGCAGCGCTCGCGGTGCTGACGGGTCTGGCTCTGCTGGCGGATTTCGTCGCCGGCTTGCTGGGTGCGAAGCGCGTCGGCGCCAGCGTCTGGGCGCTGGTCGGCGCGGCCGTGGGCACGGTGGCTGGACTGTTCTTCGGCATCTTCGGCCTGCTGCTTGGCCCGTTTCTCGGCGCCCTGCTCGGCGAGCTGATCGCCGGCAGCAGCCTGCAGCGCGCCACCCATGTCGGCGTCGGCGCATGGATCGGCTTCGTGGTCGGCGCCGTACTCAAGGTCGCGATCGCCTTCATGATGATCGGGCTGTTCGCGTTTGCGTGGATCTTCTGA
- the sbcB gene encoding exodeoxyribonuclease I, which produces MTDTFLWFDLETFGRSPRTSRIAQFAGVRTNAELEVVDAPLMLYCQPALDLLPSPEATLITGISPQRARREGLIEPEFLARVHEALAQPGTCAVGYNSLRFDDEHLRHALYRNFFDPYPREYARGNSRWDLLDLARLLYALRPAGIEWPTREDGLPSFKLEHLARANGCGHSRAHDALSDVEALIDLARVFRRAQPRMWEYYYSFRKKPRALGLLDVANMTPVLHVSGMFSAEHGCAAIVAPIAEHPVVPGRIIAFDLGTDPQSLLDLEPDEIADRLYIAQADLPEGEQRVALKEIHPNRCPALIELRHVSEAELARLKLDRERALHTQALLRRTPGLAEKVRAVFARGRSFESEDADGALYAGFLPDADRAQFETLRRSRPEQLASFEPRLSDPRLKQLLFRYRARNWPQTLSLDEQARWREYLRQRLAPESGLSEYDLESYPALLAQLRTQHAADPQALALFDALADWHREVQRET; this is translated from the coding sequence ATGACCGACACCTTCCTCTGGTTCGACCTCGAAACCTTCGGCCGCAGCCCGAGGACCAGCCGCATCGCCCAGTTCGCCGGCGTTCGCACGAACGCCGAGCTGGAGGTCGTCGATGCCCCGCTGATGCTGTACTGCCAGCCGGCGCTGGATCTGCTGCCCTCGCCCGAGGCCACGCTGATCACCGGCATCAGCCCGCAGCGTGCGCGCCGCGAAGGCTTGATCGAGCCCGAGTTCCTTGCCCGCGTGCACGAGGCCCTGGCCCAGCCGGGCACCTGCGCGGTCGGCTACAACAGCCTGCGCTTCGACGACGAGCACCTGCGCCACGCGCTGTACCGCAATTTCTTCGACCCCTACCCGCGCGAGTACGCGCGCGGCAACTCGCGCTGGGATCTGCTCGACCTCGCCCGCCTGCTCTACGCGCTGCGCCCTGCGGGCATCGAGTGGCCGACGCGCGAGGATGGTCTGCCCAGCTTCAAGCTGGAGCATCTCGCCCGCGCCAACGGCTGCGGCCACAGCCGTGCGCACGACGCGCTGTCCGACGTCGAAGCCCTGATCGACCTGGCCCGCGTGTTCCGCCGCGCCCAGCCGCGGATGTGGGAGTACTACTACAGCTTCCGCAAGAAGCCGCGCGCGCTCGGCCTGCTCGACGTCGCGAACATGACGCCGGTGCTGCATGTGTCGGGCATGTTCAGCGCCGAACACGGCTGTGCGGCGATCGTGGCGCCCATCGCCGAGCATCCGGTCGTGCCGGGGCGGATCATCGCCTTCGATCTGGGCACGGATCCGCAGTCGCTGCTCGACCTTGAACCCGATGAGATCGCTGATCGCCTCTACATCGCTCAAGCCGACCTGCCTGAAGGCGAGCAGCGTGTGGCGCTGAAGGAGATCCACCCCAACCGCTGCCCGGCTCTGATCGAACTGCGCCATGTCAGCGAGGCCGAGCTCGCGCGGCTGAAGCTCGACCGCGAACGCGCGCTGCACACGCAGGCCTTGCTGCGGCGGACCCCGGGCCTCGCCGAGAAGGTGCGCGCGGTGTTCGCACGCGGCCGCAGCTTCGAAAGCGAAGACGCCGACGGTGCGCTGTATGCGGGCTTTCTGCCTGACGCCGACCGCGCCCAATTCGAGACCCTGCGCCGCAGCCGCCCGGAACAGCTGGCCAGCTTCGAACCGCGTCTGAGCGATCCGCGCCTCAAGCAACTGCTGTTCCGCTATCGCGCGCGCAACTGGCCGCAAACGCTGTCTTTGGATGAGCAGGCGCGCTGGCGTGAGTATCTGCGGCAGCGGCTGGCGCCGGAGTCCGGGCTGTCGGAGTACGACCTTGAGAGCTACCCGGCACTGCTCGCGCAACTGCGGACCCAGCACGCCGCCGATCCGCAAGCTCTCGCCCTGTTCGACGCGCTGGCCGACTGGCATCGCGAGGTCCAGCGCGAGACCTAG
- a CDS encoding alpha/beta hydrolase — translation MIPMQPAFTTLRVRSPDGAEADLRLVMPPDPVAGVYLLPALGVGIRPNEAFASALAECGVAVAIHEWRGLGGSSARASRGCDWGYRELLEQDIPAGLAAAQSAVPGLDWSIAGHSLGGQLALISAALQPGRFRRVHVLASGLPDWRAYPRLRGLGIFAALHFMPLSAILLGHYPGERLGFAGREARGLIRDWSYSGRSARYRIRGGRVDPEQALRDFRGEVRALHLASDWLCPRASLEALAAKTPQARWQIETLHDPEFAPRRADHFGWLKQPGPVVRRLLVE, via the coding sequence ATGATTCCGATGCAGCCGGCGTTCACCACCCTGCGCGTGCGCAGCCCCGATGGCGCCGAGGCGGATCTTCGTCTGGTGATGCCGCCTGATCCGGTTGCTGGCGTCTACCTGCTGCCGGCGCTGGGCGTCGGCATTCGACCCAACGAGGCCTTTGCCTCCGCGCTGGCCGAATGCGGTGTCGCGGTGGCCATCCATGAATGGCGCGGTCTCGGCGGCAGCAGCGCACGCGCCTCGCGAGGCTGCGACTGGGGCTATCGCGAGCTGTTGGAGCAGGACATCCCCGCCGGGCTCGCGGCCGCGCAGTCCGCCGTTCCTGGGCTCGACTGGTCGATTGCCGGCCACAGCCTTGGCGGCCAGCTGGCGTTGATCTCGGCGGCGCTGCAGCCGGGTCGCTTCCGGCGCGTGCATGTGCTGGCCAGCGGCCTGCCGGACTGGCGCGCGTATCCGCGCCTGCGCGGGCTGGGCATCTTCGCGGCCCTGCACTTCATGCCGCTGTCGGCGATCCTGCTCGGCCATTACCCGGGTGAACGTCTGGGCTTTGCCGGCCGCGAGGCGCGGGGCTTGATCCGCGACTGGTCCTACAGCGGCCGCAGCGCGCGCTATCGCATCCGCGGCGGAAGGGTCGATCCCGAGCAGGCGCTGCGCGATTTCCGTGGTGAAGTGCGGGCCCTGCATCTGGCTTCCGACTGGCTGTGCCCGCGCGCCTCGCTGGAGGCCTTGGCCGCCAAGACGCCGCAGGCGCGCTGGCAGATCGAAACCCTGCACGACCCCGAATTCGCCCCGCGACGCGCCGATCACTTCGGCTGGCTCAAGCAGCCGGGGCCGGTGGTGCGGCGGCTGCTGGTGGAGTGA
- a CDS encoding hemolysin III family protein, translated as MSLAHPLHREELINALTHGVGAFASAAAGAVLITLAALWGDAWQLGTAIVFVITLLLLYIASTLYHAARHGQLKQRLKVLDHCAIFLLIAGTYTPFTLLGLRDSWGWTLFGIIWALAVLGVVFKLFFTGRFPRLSTMMYVAMGWLIVIAFGPMVQELSTATIAWLLAGGVAYTLGTLFYHRESLPYAHAIWHLFVLAGSSFHFVAVSTQVLASNY; from the coding sequence ATGTCTCTCGCTCATCCGCTGCACCGCGAAGAGCTCATCAATGCGCTGACCCATGGCGTCGGCGCGTTCGCCAGCGCCGCCGCTGGCGCCGTGCTGATCACCCTGGCGGCCCTGTGGGGCGATGCCTGGCAGCTCGGCACCGCGATTGTTTTCGTGATAACCCTGCTGCTGCTCTACATCGCCTCGACTCTGTACCACGCGGCGCGGCACGGGCAGCTCAAACAGCGGCTCAAGGTGCTCGACCACTGCGCGATTTTTCTCCTTATCGCCGGCACCTATACGCCCTTCACCCTGCTCGGCCTGCGCGACAGCTGGGGCTGGACCCTGTTCGGCATCATCTGGGCCCTGGCCGTGCTGGGCGTGGTCTTCAAGCTGTTCTTCACCGGCCGCTTCCCGCGCCTGTCGACGATGATGTACGTGGCCATGGGCTGGCTGATCGTGATCGCGTTCGGCCCGATGGTGCAGGAGCTGTCGACCGCCACCATCGCCTGGCTTTTGGCCGGCGGCGTGGCCTACACCCTCGGCACGCTGTTCTATCACCGCGAGTCGCTGCCTTACGCACATGCCATCTGGCACCTGTTCGTGCTGGCCGGCAGCAGCTTCCATTTTGTCGCCGTCAGCACCCAGGTGCTGGCCTCGAACTACTGA